The following proteins are encoded in a genomic region of Arachis ipaensis cultivar K30076 chromosome B02, Araip1.1, whole genome shotgun sequence:
- the LOC107626243 gene encoding G-type lectin S-receptor-like serine/threonine-protein kinase RKS1, producing the protein MTIFSSNKLLLFTMILFIPCCHSLHTITITPNQPLKDGHVLVSEDKGTFALGFFSPANSTSRYLAIWYNKISQQTVVWVANRDTPLNHTSAVLSINNHGNLVLHHQNTTPNLNPLWSSNVTLSSTNTSAKLLDTGNLILIQRGRSSNNNSNSDDFVVWQSFDYPGNTLLPFMKLGLDRKTTLDRFLTSWKSQTDPGSGNFTFRIDPTGFAQLFLYKNKTAVWRVGSWTGERLTGVPEMTPNFIFNISFVSDTKEVSIMYGVKDPNVLSRMVLDETGHVRRMTWQAHELRWFEFWYAPKEQCDNYRQCGSNTNCDPYEEDKFMCKCLPGFEPRFEREWYLRDGSGGCVRKANVSTCRSGEGFVEVARVKVPDTSKARVDAGLSMKDCRVKCLGDCSCAAYTSANETTHTGCVTWHANMEDTRTYTQVGQNLFVRVAAIELAQYAKNRHGSLGKKGMLALSGVSAFLFLFLVVMLGYCFLKSKKQGRRTDRKYSFRLSFEDSTNLQEFDSTQNSDLPFFDLSSIAAATDNFSPDNKLGQGGFGSVYKGLLNNGKEIAVKRLSKNSGQGIDEFKNEVVLISKLQHRNLVRILGCCIQGDEKMLIYEYLPNKSLDSFIFDESKKSQLDWKKRFQIICGIARGMLYLHHDSRLRIIHRDLKTSNVLLDSELNPKIADFGMARIFGGNQVEANTNRVVGTYGYMSPEYAMEGQFSIKSDVYSFGVLLLEIITGRKNSGQYDDITTTNLVGHIWDLWKDGRAMEIVDECLLEESSCCEHEVQRCIQIGLLCVQDYPTDRPSMAAVVSMMGNDSALPSPKHPAFIFKRGKNYESSDPSTSDGVYSVNDVSMTIIEAR; encoded by the exons ATGACGATATTTTCTTCTAATAAACTCCTGCTTTTCACGATGATCCTTTTCATCCCTTGTTGCCACTCACTTCATACCATAACCATAACACCAAACCAACCCCTCAAAGACGGCCACGTTCTTGTCTCCGAAGACAAAGGAACCTTCGCACTCGGTTTCTTCAGCCCCGCAAATTCCACAAGCCGCTACCTTGCTATATGGTACAACAAAATCTCACAACAAACCGTTGTTTGGGTTGCCAACAGAGACACTCCCCTTAACCACACTTCAGCTGTTCTCTCCATCAACAACCATGGAAACCTCGTCCTCCACCACCAAAACACCACCCCAAACCTCAACCCTCTTTGGTCCTCCAACGTCACTCTCTCATCTACCAACACTTCAGCCAAGCTTCTCGACACTGGAAACTTGATTCTAATCCAAAGAGGAAGAAGCAGCAACAATAATAGCAATAGCGACGATTTTGTTGTGTGGCAGAGTTTTGATTATCCCGGCAACACACTCCTTCCCTTCATGAAACTCGGATTGGACCGGAAAACCACCTTGGACCGGTTCCTCACATCATGGAAGTCCCAAACCGACCCGGGATCCGGGAATTTCACTTTCAGGATCGACCCGACAGGGTTCGCCCAACTGTTCCTGTACAAGAACAAGACAGCTGTATGGCGGGTCGGGTCATGGACGGGTGAAAGGCTGACCGGAGTGCCCGAGATGACTCCGAACTTTATCTTCAACATTAGCTTTGTTAGCGACACAAAGGAAGTTAGCATAATGTACGGAGTGAAGGACCCCAACGTGCTCTCCAGGATGGTGCTGGACGAGACGGGTCACGTGAGGAGGATGACGTGGCAAGCTCACGAGCTAAGATGGTTCGAATTCTGGTACGCGCCCAAGGAGCAGTGTGATAACTACAGGCAGTGCGGCTCAAACACCAACTGTGACCCGTATGAGGAGGACAAGTTCATGTGCAAGTGCCTGCCGGGGTTCGAGCCCAGGTTCGAGAGAGAGTGGTACCTTAGAGATGGGTCAGGTGGGTGCGTGAGGAAGGCTAACGTGTCCACGTGTCGAAGCGGGGAGGGGTTTGTTGAAGTGGCGCGTGTGAAGGTGCCGGATACTTCGAAGGCGCGTGTAGATGCGGGATTGAGCATGAAGGATTGCAGGGTGAAGTGTTTGGGAGACTGCTCGTGTGCGGCGTATACGAGTGCCAACGAGACTACTCACACTGGCTGCGTTACGTGGCATGCTAACATGGAGGATACTAGGACCTACACACAAGTCGGCCAAAATTTGTTCGTACGTGTCGCTGCAATTGAATTAG CTCAATATGCGAAAAATCGCCATGGTTCTCTAGGCAAGAAGGGGATGCTAGCACTTTCAGGAGTTTCAGCTTTCTTATTCTTGTTTCTGGTGGTCATGTTGGGCTATTGCTTTCTGAAATCCAAGAAACAAG GGAGAAGAACGGATCGCAAGTATTCATTTCGTCTTAGTTTTGAGGACTCTACCAATCTACAAGAATTTGATAGTACGCAAAATTCAGATTTACCATTCTTTGATCTAAGCTCAATAGCTGCTGCAACAGATAATTTCTCCCCTGACAATAAACTTGGTCAAGGTGGATTTGGTTCTGTATATAAG GGGCTATTGAATAATGGAAAGGAAATTGCAGTGAAGAGATTGTCTAAAAATTCTGGACAGGGCATAGACGAGTTTAAAAATGAAGTTGTTTTGATTTCAAAGCTTCAACATCGAAATCTTGTGAGAATCTTAGGTTGTTGCATTCAAGGAGATGAGAAGATGCTAATATACGAATACTTGCCTAACAAAAGCTTAGattcttttatttttg ACGAATCTAAAAAGTCACAGTTAGATTGGAAGAAACGATTTCAAATTATATGTGGAATTGCTAGAGGAATGTTATATCTTCATCATGATTCACGACTAAGAATCATTCATAGAGATTTAAAGACTAGCAATGTCTTGTTAGATTCTGAATTGAATCCTAAAATTGCCGATTTTGGAATGGCAAGAATATTTGGCGGAAATCAAGTTGAAGCAAATACTAACCGTGTTGTTGGAACCTA tGGATATATGTCACCGGAATATGCTATGGAAGGacaattttcaattaagtctgaTGTATATAGTTTTGGAGTTTTGCTCCTAGAAATCATTACGGGCAGAAAGAATAGTGGTCAATACGACGACATTACTACGACAAATTTAGTCGGCCAT ATATGGGATCTGTGGAAAGATGGGAGAGCCATGGAGATTGTTGATGAATGTTTATTGGAAGAGTCGTCATGTTGTGAGCATGAAGTCCAAAGATGCATACAAATTGGACTTTTGTGCGTTCAAGATTACCCCACAGACAGGCCATCAATGGCAGCAGTTGTTTCCATGATGGGAAATGACTCAGCCCTTCCTTCTCCAAAACATCCAGCATTTATTTTCAAGAGGGGCAAAAATTATGAGAGTTCAGATCCATCGACCAGTGACGGTGTTTATTCAGTCAACGACGTAAGTATGACCATCATTGAAGCTCGCTAA
- the LOC110269330 gene encoding uncharacterized protein LOC110269330: MASGENSASSYRQRVIRGSGDGSASSASGGPKFEIARGENPRCHCGAYAIVVESGTDKNPRRPFFGCPYYRENLPHCEFFIWFDKIFSHEMQDSQHNIVLEERVKKLKDLVDELEKTKNISKRREWSSQ; this comes from the exons ATGGCAAGTGGAGAAAATTCAGCAAGTTCTTATCGTCAACGAGTTATTAGAGGTAGCGGAGATGGTAGTGCTAGCAGTGCTTCAGGTGGCCCCAAATTTGAAATTGCAAGAGGGGAGAATCCAAGATGCCACTGTGGAGCTTATGCCATTGTTGTGGAATCTGGAACAGATAAGAACCCAAGAAGACCTTTCTTTGGTTGTCCTTATTATAGG GAGAATCTTCCACACTGTGAATTTTTTATATGGTTTGACAAAATTTTTTCCCATGAAATGCAAGATAGCCAGCATAATATTGTACTGGAAGAGAGGGTGAAGAAGTTGAAAGATTTGGTAGATGAATTAGAGAAGACTAAGAATATAAGTAAAAGGAGGGAGTGGAGCAGTCAATGA
- the LOC107626244 gene encoding NAD(P)H dehydrogenase (quinone) FQR1 translates to MAPTKVYIVYYSMYGHVEKLAEEIKKGAASVEGVEAKLWQVPETLPEEVLGKMGAPPKSDVPIITPNELPEADGLLLGFPTRFGLMAAQFKAFLDATGGLWRTQALAGKPAGIFYSTGSQGGGQETTPLTSITQLVHHGMIFVPIGYTFGAGMFEMEKVKGGSPYGAGTFAGDGSRQPTELELAQAFHQGKYFAEIAKKLKGSQ, encoded by the exons ATGGCTCCTACTAAAGTTTACATTGT TTACTATTCCATGTACGGCCATGTTGAGAAGTTAGCTGAAGAGATTAAAAAGGGGGCTGCTTCTGTGGAAGGAGTAGAAGCAAAACTCTGGCAG GTACCTGAAACACTACCTGAAGAGGTACTTGGGAAGATGGGAGCACCTCCGAAGAGTGATGTGCCGATTATTACACCCAATGAGCTACCTGAGGCTGATGGTTTATTGCTTGGATTCCCAACGAGATTTGGACTCATGGCTGCTCAGTTTAAGGCATTCTTGGATGCAACTGGAGGCCTATGGCGTACACAGGCACTAGCAGGAAAGCCTGCCGGAATCTTTTACAGCACCGGTTCTCAAGGAGGCGGACAGGAGACCACCCC ATTGACATCCATTACTCAGCTCGTTCATCATGGGATGATCTTTGTGCCGATTGGATATACATTTGGTGCCGGGATGTTTGAGATGGAGAAGGTGAAGGGTGGCTCCCCATATGGTGCTGGTACGTTTGCCGGGGACGGCTCCAGACAGCCGACTGAGTTGGAATTGGCTCAGGCTTTCCATCAGGGGAAGTACTTTGCTGAGATTGCCAAGAAGTTAAAGGGATCTCAGTGA